In a single window of the Elaeis guineensis isolate ETL-2024a chromosome 6, EG11, whole genome shotgun sequence genome:
- the LOC105046413 gene encoding LRR receptor-like serine/threonine-protein kinase FEI 1 has product MALWLWALSASISIALVLSSASALTPDGEALLELKAAFNDTKRLLRSWRRADPNPCGWTGITCHFPNLRVRSINLPYMQLGGIISPSIGKLQRLNRLALHQNSLHGPIPAEIRNCTELKALYLRANYLQGSIPPEIGELTHLAILDLSSNLLRGTIPPSIGSLTNLRFLNLSTNFFSGEIPDVGILGTFRNTSFVGNLELCGLPIQKLCRSSMGFPAVLPHPGSLASPGIPPVSTKRTTHFLNGIIIGAMSTMALALVAVLGFLWICLLSRKGKVGGKYIKVDKQFVQDVGSKLIAFHGNLPYSSGEIIKKLELLDEEDIVGSGGFGTVFKIVMDDNNVYAVKRIDRNCDESDQIFERELEILGSVKHINLVNLRGYCRLPSAKLLIYDYLALGSLDHYLHENGQDEQPLNWNARMKIALGSARGLAYLHHDCSPGIVHRDIKSSNILLDRSLEPHVSDFGLAKLLVDDDTHITTVVAGTFGYLAPEYLLNGQATEKSDVYSFGVLLLELVTGKRPTDPSFVKRGLNVVGWLNTLTGEHRLEEVVDEKCGCVDAEAIEAILDIAAMCTDANPDDRPSMNGVLKMLEEEIMSPCLCDFYEPHLDI; this is encoded by the exons atggctctGTGGCTCTGGGCTCTTTCCGCATCGATTTCCATCGCCCTTGTGCTCTCCTCTGCTTCGGCCTTGACTCCTGATG GCGAGGCACTGCTGGAGCTAAAGGCGGCGTTCAATGACACGAAGCGGCTGCTACGGAGCTGGAGACGGGCCGATCCAAACCCCTGCGGCTGGACCGGCATCACCTGCCATTTCCCCAACCTCAGAGTCCGGTCCAT AAATCTACCCTATATGCAACTCGGAGGCATCATCTCTCCCAGCATCGGCAAGCTCCAGAGGCTCAACAGACT GGCTCTGCATCAGAATAGCTTGCATGGACCGATTCCGGCTGAGATCAGGAACTGTACCGAACTGAAAGCACT GTATCTGAGAGCTAATTACCTACAAGGCAGTATTCCTCCCGAGATTGGAGAGCTTACTCATCTCGCCATCCT GGATTTGTCGAGCAACTTGCTGAGGGGAACAATACCTCCCTCAATCGGAAGTCTCACTAATCTGCGTTTTCT AAACTTATCCACCAACTTCTTTTCTGGCGAAATCCCAGATGTTGGAATACTAGGCACTTTCAGGAATACCTC GTTTGTTGGAAATCTAGAGCTATGTGGCCTGCCAATCCAGAAATTATGTCGTAGTTCGATGGGCTTTCCTGCGGTGCTACCACACCCAGGTTCTCTTGCGTCACCAG GAATTCCACCAGTTTCCACCAAAAGGACAACACATTTTCTCAATGGAATTATAATTGGTGCAATGTCTACAATGGCCCTGGCATTAGTTGCAGTCCTTGGTTTCCTTTGGATCTGTTTACTGTCAAGAAAGGGAAAGGTAGGAGGCAAATATATAAAAGTGGATAAACAATTTGTTCAAGATGTTG GCTCCAAACTTATCGCTTTTCATGGGAACCTTCCATATTCATCCGGAGAGATCATCAAAAAGCTGGAGCTACTTGATGAAGAGGATATTGTTGGATCAGGTGGATTTGGTACTGTCTTCAAGATAGTGATGGATGATAACAATGTATATGCTGTCAAGAGGATTGATCGGAACTGTGATGAATCTGATCAGATTTTTGAGAGAGAACTCGAGATTCTGGGCAGCGTTAAGCACATCAACCTTGTCAATCTGCGAGGCTATTGTAGGCTCCCCTCAGCCAAACTCCTGATATATGATTACCTGGCCTTAGGCAGCTTAGATCACTATCTGCATG AGAATGGGCAAGATGAGCAACCCTTGAACTGGAATGCACGCATGAAAATTGCCCTCGGCTCTGCTAGAGGACTGGCGTACTTGCACCATGATTGCTCTCCTGGGATCGTGCATAGGGACATAAAATCCAGCAACATTCTACTTGATAGAAGCCTGGAGCCTCATGTATCAGATTTTGGTCTAGCCAAACTTCTTGTAGATGATGATACACACATTACCACAGTTGTAGCCGGTACTTTTGGCTATCTGGCACCAG AATACCTGCTTAATGGGCAAGCAACGGAGAAATCAGATGTTTATAGCTTTGGTGTGCTCTTGTTAGAGTTAGTCACGGGAAAGAGGCCTACAGATCCATCCTTTGTCAAAAGGGGCCTGAATGTGGTTGGCTGG CTAAACACGTTAACAGGAGAGCATCGGTTGGAAGAGGTTGTCGACGAAAAGTGTGGTTGTGTGGATGCTGAAGCAATTGAAGCAATTCTCGACATAGCTGCAATGTGCACAGATGCAAATCCTGATGATCGCCCTTCTATGAATGGGGTATTAAAAATGCTGGAGGAAGAGATCATGTCACCCTGTCTGTGTGACTTCTATGAGCCTCACTTGGACATTTAA